A window of the Mesorhizobium opportunistum WSM2075 genome harbors these coding sequences:
- a CDS encoding ABC transporter substrate-binding protein → MMFRIKPAMLKMAAAAWLLGATGAMADTTLEFTQWWEPELPAGSLRSIMDEFEAANPGIKVTLVSGPYATTRDQISVGAATGTLSDVVGLDGAWVNNLNAQGALADMNPMMEASKFDKAQVADIIKVDGKAVMFPVASFVYPVFVNLDLAAKAGVTKLPSTRAEFLEAAKKMTHADQNQYGWVLPLSLQTPSGVQNDMMSWVWASGQSMMANGKPDLEGKPVVDMLTFVKSLNDAGTISPGIATKTEQEKVEEFVNDRVGMMIDSLAHVNLIRKRNPKLNFDLIPVPVVENYTGKRGLPYASWGIGISAASKHQEEAWKLVQYLMSEKVNAKLVSLANAFPGNVNAKPDFVTSDKAFGKAFEIFKTGYLANEFTGLPVAEDLMTQFDVQAQKMLAGEQSPEQAAAAAQKGWMAKF, encoded by the coding sequence ATGATGTTTCGTATAAAACCCGCGATGCTGAAAATGGCCGCGGCCGCATGGTTGCTTGGCGCAACCGGCGCCATGGCGGACACGACGCTGGAATTCACCCAATGGTGGGAGCCCGAATTGCCGGCTGGCTCGCTCAGGTCAATCATGGATGAGTTCGAGGCGGCAAACCCCGGCATCAAGGTGACGCTGGTCAGCGGCCCCTACGCCACCACGCGAGACCAGATCTCGGTTGGTGCTGCAACCGGAACGCTCAGCGACGTCGTCGGTCTCGACGGTGCCTGGGTGAACAATCTGAATGCGCAGGGCGCGCTCGCCGACATGAACCCGATGATGGAGGCGAGCAAGTTCGACAAAGCCCAAGTCGCGGACATCATCAAGGTGGACGGCAAGGCGGTTATGTTTCCCGTGGCTTCCTTCGTCTATCCGGTCTTCGTGAATTTGGACCTCGCCGCCAAGGCAGGCGTGACCAAGCTGCCGTCGACCCGTGCGGAGTTTCTCGAAGCCGCCAAGAAGATGACGCACGCCGACCAGAACCAGTATGGCTGGGTGCTGCCCCTTTCGCTGCAAACGCCGTCCGGCGTCCAGAACGACATGATGTCGTGGGTTTGGGCTTCGGGTCAGTCGATGATGGCGAACGGCAAGCCGGACCTTGAAGGCAAGCCGGTGGTGGATATGCTCACCTTCGTCAAATCGCTCAACGACGCCGGCACCATCTCGCCCGGCATCGCCACCAAGACCGAGCAGGAAAAGGTCGAGGAGTTCGTCAACGACCGCGTCGGGATGATGATCGACTCGCTCGCGCATGTGAACCTCATCCGCAAGCGCAATCCCAAGCTGAACTTCGACCTCATCCCGGTCCCGGTCGTGGAAAACTATACCGGCAAGCGCGGCCTTCCCTATGCCTCCTGGGGCATCGGCATCTCGGCTGCCTCGAAACATCAGGAAGAGGCCTGGAAACTCGTCCAATATCTGATGAGTGAAAAGGTCAACGCCAAGCTCGTGTCGCTTGCAAACGCCTTCCCGGGCAACGTCAACGCCAAGCCCGATTTCGTGACCTCGGACAAGGCGTTCGGCAAGGCTTTTGAAATCTTCAAGACCGGTTATCTCGCCAATGAGTTCACGGGCCTGCCGGTGGCTGAAGACCTGATGACCCAGTTCGACGTGCAAGCCCAGAAGATGCTGGCCGGCGAACAGTCTCCCGAACAAGCCGCAGCCGCCGCTCAGAAGGGCTGGATGGCGAAATTCTGA
- a CDS encoding Gfo/Idh/MocA family protein, with protein sequence MQAKSREKLGIGVIGCGNISMTYLRNAALFGGIELRACADISADMAALRAKEYGIRALGVDALLADPEIDLVLNLTIPAAHFDISFSALSAGKHVFTEKPLATSASDGRRLVAEAAKRGLLLGSAPDTFLGAAGRRARRLMNEGAIGRPVTGTAFMMGRGMEHWHPNPQFYYQPGGGPVFDMGPYYLTMLVNLLGPVARVMAMATKGQEERLISAEGPFKNTTFKVGTPTNVLSLLEFRSGATVTFGASWDVFKHSNHPIELHGTEGSLRLPDPDTFGGTVSLSERGAEWKDFASEGELYGARNWPYAAPDRANYRMLGVADLVRSLTTGATPRASGNLALHVLEIMEAVLLSGETKSSVAIAGDVAQPALLTEDEASSLLA encoded by the coding sequence ATGCAGGCAAAATCAAGGGAAAAACTCGGAATCGGTGTCATCGGATGCGGCAACATCTCGATGACCTATTTGCGCAATGCCGCCCTCTTCGGCGGCATCGAGCTGCGCGCCTGCGCTGATATTTCGGCCGACATGGCGGCGTTGCGGGCCAAGGAATATGGCATTCGGGCACTCGGCGTCGATGCGCTGCTGGCCGATCCCGAGATCGATCTCGTCCTCAACCTGACCATTCCCGCCGCACATTTCGACATTTCGTTTTCGGCGCTCTCAGCGGGGAAACATGTCTTCACCGAGAAGCCGCTGGCGACTTCGGCCAGCGACGGCCGCCGCCTGGTGGCGGAGGCGGCCAAACGCGGCCTGCTGCTCGGCTCGGCGCCGGACACGTTCCTCGGAGCGGCCGGGCGCCGCGCGCGCCGACTGATGAATGAAGGCGCCATTGGCCGGCCGGTTACCGGCACCGCCTTCATGATGGGACGCGGCATGGAGCACTGGCACCCCAACCCGCAGTTCTACTACCAGCCAGGCGGCGGCCCGGTGTTCGATATGGGCCCCTATTACCTGACCATGTTGGTCAACCTGCTCGGCCCGGTCGCGCGCGTCATGGCCATGGCGACGAAGGGCCAGGAGGAGCGGCTGATATCAGCCGAAGGACCGTTCAAGAACACGACGTTCAAGGTCGGTACGCCGACCAATGTGCTGTCGCTGCTCGAATTCCGCTCGGGCGCCACCGTCACCTTCGGTGCCTCGTGGGACGTCTTCAAGCACTCCAACCACCCGATCGAATTGCACGGCACGGAAGGCTCGCTGCGCCTGCCCGATCCCGACACGTTCGGCGGCACCGTCTCCTTGTCCGAACGCGGCGCCGAGTGGAAGGATTTCGCCAGCGAAGGCGAGCTCTACGGCGCCCGCAACTGGCCCTACGCCGCGCCCGACCGCGCCAATTACCGCATGTTGGGTGTGGCCGATCTGGTGCGCTCGCTCACGACTGGTGCGACGCCGCGCGCGTCCGGCAATCTGGCGCTGCATGTGCTGGAGATCATGGAGGCGGTCCTGCTGTCGGGCGAAACGAAAAGCTCGGTTGCTATTGCCGGCGATGTCGCCCAGCCGGCGCTGCTGACCGAAGACGAAGCAAGCAGCCTGCTCGCCTAG
- a CDS encoding class I fructose-bisphosphate aldolase has protein sequence MSLGTKVRLARLFSHPSGNLFGGAVDHFVGYGDVRKGGLADLPGALARVMVGKPDYVSIQPGTARHLWPQYAGKASLVIQAGCFTPDDRISELIATPEDAVRAGADALAVAIPVRGATEGKYIRWLTDSVNAAARYGMPVVAHIYPRDFTDGAKIVFTPDEIAYAARIGYESGVDVIKIGYTGDFESFQETVRTCPVPVVIAGGPKTDTLLGALQQTADAIRAGARGAVVGRNLWGHGDPEKAAIAFRGVIHDGLSAQDALARAGA, from the coding sequence ATGAGCCTCGGAACCAAGGTGCGCCTGGCGCGCCTCTTCTCACATCCATCGGGCAATCTTTTTGGCGGCGCGGTCGACCACTTTGTCGGCTATGGCGACGTGCGCAAAGGAGGTCTTGCCGACCTGCCGGGCGCGCTTGCACGCGTTATGGTGGGCAAACCCGACTACGTCAGCATCCAGCCTGGCACCGCCCGCCATCTTTGGCCGCAATACGCGGGCAAGGCTTCCCTGGTGATCCAGGCCGGCTGCTTCACCCCGGACGATCGCATCAGCGAACTGATTGCAACGCCTGAGGATGCGGTGCGGGCCGGCGCCGATGCGTTGGCCGTGGCCATTCCGGTGCGCGGCGCGACCGAGGGCAAATACATACGCTGGCTGACCGATTCGGTGAATGCTGCGGCCCGCTACGGCATGCCGGTGGTGGCGCATATCTACCCTCGTGATTTCACAGACGGGGCAAAAATCGTCTTCACCCCCGACGAGATCGCCTATGCGGCACGCATCGGCTACGAGTCCGGCGTCGACGTGATCAAGATCGGTTACACGGGCGATTTCGAGTCGTTTCAAGAGACCGTCCGGACCTGCCCGGTGCCGGTTGTGATCGCCGGTGGTCCGAAGACCGACACGCTGCTCGGCGCCCTTCAGCAGACGGCGGACGCCATCCGTGCCGGCGCGCGCGGTGCCGTGGTGGGCCGCAATCTCTGGGGGCATGGCGATCCGGAAAAGGCGGCGATTGCCTTTCGGGGCGTCATCCATGACGGCCTTTCGGCGCAAGACGCCCTGGCCAGGGCGGGTGCCTGA
- a CDS encoding sugar phosphate isomerase/epimerase family protein: MNVKDLKVGCQTFTWEMLGDRFTGGPDDLLKAIADGGYAGIEITDTMIGRYAGKPSEFAAALRSSGLTLVSFAFGSDSGFTLKEKIGADLETAKRWIDFAAAFPGALVSMGSATVVSDGPRGGKFAIAAEVYNKAGELGRKAGVQVAVHPSSHHNTLLFDRADYDTIFALLDPDLVGWVPDTGHILRGHKDMADTLRTYRDRIRYIHLKDVDANGTWAMLGKGVCDTAQVIEIAGTAPRFNGWLVLEEESDTAAADPAGAVKTNRQTMRGYGA, from the coding sequence ATGAACGTGAAAGACCTCAAAGTCGGCTGCCAGACCTTCACCTGGGAAATGCTGGGAGACCGGTTCACCGGCGGCCCCGACGATCTGCTGAAGGCGATCGCCGATGGCGGTTATGCCGGCATCGAGATCACCGATACCATGATCGGCCGCTATGCCGGCAAGCCGTCGGAGTTCGCCGCCGCGCTGAGGTCGTCCGGCCTGACGCTGGTCTCCTTCGCCTTTGGCTCGGACAGTGGCTTTACGTTGAAAGAGAAGATCGGCGCCGATCTCGAAACTGCCAAACGCTGGATCGATTTCGCCGCCGCCTTTCCGGGCGCACTGGTGTCGATGGGGTCGGCGACCGTCGTGTCCGACGGTCCGCGTGGCGGCAAGTTCGCCATCGCCGCCGAAGTCTACAACAAGGCCGGCGAACTTGGACGCAAGGCCGGCGTCCAGGTCGCGGTGCATCCGAGCTCGCACCACAACACGCTGCTGTTCGATCGCGCCGACTACGACACGATCTTCGCGCTTCTCGACCCCGATCTGGTCGGCTGGGTGCCTGATACCGGCCACATCCTGCGTGGCCACAAGGACATGGCCGACACGCTGCGCACCTACCGCGACCGCATCCGTTACATCCATTTGAAGGACGTCGATGCCAACGGCACCTGGGCAATGCTCGGCAAGGGCGTCTGCGACACCGCCCAAGTGATCGAGATTGCCGGCACCGCGCCGCGCTTCAACGGCTGGCTGGTGCTCGAAGAGGAATCCGACACCGCCGCCGCCGATCCCGCCGGCGCGGTCAAGACCAACCGACAGACAATGCGCGGCTACGGCGCCTGA
- a CDS encoding DeoR/GlpR family DNA-binding transcription regulator, translating to MLSEQRRQSILGEVQRSGQVRIKDLSDEFGVSEVTVRSDLEILDRKGLLTKTRGGAVTRTTDSTTAAFARRMQTNLDAKKRIARAAVDLFEDNQSIIFDGGSTLMQVAMLLPPLSNVVVAATAMNIVQHLMHRPGLDVHMIGGRVYPDTVSTLITDADTALGGLVAHQVLVGAHAIDSSLDVVDVNEDMARTKRNLVRMARRVVLLADSSKWGVSGTSKAFSLSSVDVVITDDGLSDPIRSQLDKTGAKVIYA from the coding sequence ATGTTGTCGGAGCAGAGACGCCAATCGATCCTGGGTGAGGTGCAACGCAGCGGACAGGTTCGCATCAAGGACCTGTCGGACGAATTTGGCGTGTCGGAAGTCACGGTGCGCTCCGACCTCGAGATACTGGACCGCAAGGGACTGCTGACCAAGACCCGTGGAGGGGCGGTGACCCGTACGACGGATTCGACCACGGCCGCGTTCGCCCGGCGGATGCAAACGAACCTCGATGCAAAGAAACGCATCGCCCGGGCAGCGGTGGACCTGTTCGAGGACAACCAGTCAATCATCTTCGACGGCGGCTCGACATTGATGCAGGTTGCCATGCTGTTACCGCCGCTCAGCAATGTCGTGGTCGCGGCCACGGCGATGAATATCGTGCAGCACCTGATGCATCGGCCCGGGCTCGACGTTCACATGATCGGCGGCCGGGTCTATCCGGACACGGTGAGCACGCTGATCACCGATGCCGACACCGCTCTCGGCGGCTTGGTGGCGCATCAGGTCCTTGTTGGAGCGCATGCGATTGACTCGTCACTGGATGTGGTCGACGTGAACGAAGACATGGCGCGAACCAAGCGAAACCTTGTGCGCATGGCCCGGCGCGTTGTCCTGCTTGCGGATTCGAGCAAATGGGGCGTCAGCGGAACCTCCAAGGCATTTTCGCTGTCGAGCGTCGATGTCGTGATCACCGACGATGGTCTTTCCGACCCGATACGCAGCCAGCTTGATAAGACCGGAGCCAAGGTGATCTATGCCTGA
- a CDS encoding carbohydrate ABC transporter permease has product MTRQKRSHHKLKRAVAPYLYLSPSLLIIGLLMLLPMVTVIAYSFQNSAVLRRDPSFAGLKHYQAIFDDPVFWASLWHTLYFTCMSVIFHMTIGMVFALMLNSDRINPTLRNILRVLYILPWLFTAVIIAVIWRLLLEPNGVVNSILMQLGIIGSKVEWFSSPETALHAVTFANIWAGYPLFMVSLLAGLQGIPKDFYEAADIDGAKAYQKLIFITIPQLMPIIISISLLDFIWTMQVFPLIWITTGGGPIYSTEVLSTYTYKLAFSSYNLSQASASAVVILLISLGLTLFYIRYQKAR; this is encoded by the coding sequence ATGACCCGGCAAAAGCGCTCCCACCACAAGCTGAAACGAGCGGTCGCACCCTACCTCTATCTGTCGCCCTCGCTGCTCATAATCGGGCTTCTGATGCTGCTGCCGATGGTGACGGTGATTGCCTACTCGTTCCAGAACAGCGCGGTGCTGCGTCGTGACCCATCCTTTGCCGGACTGAAACACTACCAGGCGATCTTCGACGACCCGGTGTTCTGGGCTTCGCTGTGGCACACGCTCTACTTCACATGCATGAGTGTCATTTTCCACATGACCATCGGCATGGTCTTCGCGCTCATGCTGAACAGCGACCGCATCAATCCGACGCTGCGCAATATCCTGCGCGTGCTCTACATACTGCCCTGGCTGTTCACCGCGGTGATTATCGCCGTGATCTGGCGCCTCCTGCTTGAGCCGAACGGTGTCGTGAACAGCATTCTCATGCAACTCGGCATCATCGGTTCCAAGGTCGAATGGTTTTCCTCGCCCGAGACCGCGCTGCACGCCGTCACCTTCGCCAATATCTGGGCGGGCTATCCGCTCTTCATGGTCAGCCTGCTCGCGGGCCTGCAGGGCATTCCCAAGGATTTCTACGAGGCGGCCGATATCGACGGGGCGAAGGCCTACCAGAAGCTCATCTTCATCACCATCCCGCAGCTGATGCCGATCATCATCAGCATCTCGCTGCTCGACTTCATCTGGACCATGCAGGTCTTCCCGTTGATCTGGATAACGACAGGCGGTGGCCCGATCTACTCGACCGAGGTCCTCAGCACCTACACGTACAAGCTGGCGTTTTCGAGCTACAACCTGTCGCAAGCTTCGGCGAGCGCCGTGGTCATCTTGTTGATCTCTCTCGGCCTGACGCTGTTCTACATTCGCTATCAAAAGGCTCGGTAG
- a CDS encoding PfkB family carbohydrate kinase — protein sequence MPAVPSILGFGAIAIDDIVYVDQPLSAGKGKVLQSARAFGGNVATALAAVARLGGTAGFVGWLGSAADDAVSCDLVASGVETAFAPRHPHARPVRSRITVGSDGERFIAYDDEAMLGTAPDFPDEVLSRASVLIVDSYGIGSLDVVARARDLGLAILGDIEWSHGPATERLIGLCDHLILPLGFARTATGRRSPAEILDALWLPSRSAVVLTDGGRGVFYRGREEAGLWHLPPHRVAVVDSTGAGDCFHGAYALALTRGADTAGRVAFAAAAAALSITGRGGREALPTGDQVTELLASTDAPSAVELNYARLDTGT from the coding sequence ATGCCCGCCGTCCCTTCAATCCTTGGCTTCGGAGCGATTGCGATCGACGACATCGTCTATGTCGATCAGCCGTTGTCGGCGGGCAAGGGGAAGGTTCTGCAAAGTGCCCGAGCTTTCGGAGGAAATGTCGCGACGGCACTTGCCGCCGTCGCGCGGCTCGGCGGCACCGCCGGGTTCGTCGGCTGGCTGGGCAGTGCCGCCGACGACGCCGTGTCGTGCGACCTCGTTGCAAGCGGCGTTGAAACCGCGTTCGCGCCGCGCCACCCGCACGCGCGCCCGGTGCGCTCGCGGATCACCGTCGGTTCGGACGGGGAGCGGTTCATCGCCTATGACGACGAAGCGATGCTGGGCACCGCGCCGGATTTCCCGGACGAGGTCCTCAGCCGCGCGAGCGTCCTGATCGTCGATAGCTACGGGATCGGGTCGCTGGATGTCGTGGCTCGGGCTCGCGATCTCGGCCTTGCGATCCTCGGCGATATCGAATGGAGCCACGGCCCAGCCACCGAGAGACTGATCGGGCTCTGCGACCATCTCATTCTTCCGCTCGGCTTTGCGCGGACCGCCACGGGCCGCCGGTCGCCGGCCGAGATACTCGATGCATTGTGGTTGCCGTCGCGATCCGCCGTGGTTCTGACGGATGGCGGCAGGGGTGTCTTCTATCGCGGACGCGAAGAGGCTGGGCTCTGGCACCTGCCGCCGCACCGGGTTGCCGTCGTCGACTCGACCGGCGCCGGCGACTGCTTTCATGGCGCATATGCCCTTGCCTTGACGCGCGGGGCCGACACCGCGGGCCGGGTTGCATTCGCGGCCGCGGCGGCGGCCCTTTCGATAACGGGGCGGGGCGGGCGCGAGGCGCTTCCGACCGGCGACCAGGTCACGGAACTCCTGGCATCGACGGATGCGCCGTCGGCGGTCGAACTGAACTATGCGCGGCTCGATACCGGAACATAG
- a CDS encoding ABC transporter ATP-binding protein: MAEVVLENICKTYGNNFHAIDQLNLSVEDGEFLILVGPSGCGKSTALRMIAGLEDVTSGSLRIGGIDVVDMPPKDRDIAMVFQSYALYPHMTVFENIAFSMRLAGKPKAERKKRVDEIAKTLQLTSLLDSKPANLSGGQRQRVAMGRAMVREPAAFLMDEPLSNLDAKLRVQMRAEITSLQKQLGVTTIYVTHDQTEAMTMGDRVAVLKGGVLQQVDTPKRLYESPVNAFVAGFIGSPSMNLFEATLTGDKLTSGAFAIRLQDAAFVRRPGLRSYAGRKIVFGIRPEDLYDSSLESGRKYQTIPARVTSIEELGSEHIVHLNIDAVRVDSGDPDAVQDFGLASNAVARFEPVSTVRSSSEIRLALDDAKLHFFDPETHLAI; this comes from the coding sequence ATGGCAGAAGTCGTTCTTGAGAATATCTGCAAGACATACGGGAACAATTTTCACGCAATCGACCAATTGAACCTGTCGGTCGAGGACGGCGAGTTCTTGATTCTCGTCGGGCCGTCCGGCTGTGGCAAATCCACCGCGCTGCGGATGATCGCGGGGTTGGAGGACGTCACCAGCGGCAGCCTGCGGATCGGCGGAATAGACGTCGTCGACATGCCGCCCAAGGATCGCGACATCGCGATGGTCTTCCAGAGCTACGCCCTCTATCCGCATATGACGGTGTTCGAAAACATCGCCTTTTCGATGCGGCTGGCAGGCAAGCCGAAGGCCGAGCGCAAGAAGCGCGTGGACGAGATCGCCAAAACCCTTCAACTGACGTCTCTGCTGGACAGCAAACCCGCGAACCTTTCAGGCGGACAGCGTCAAAGGGTTGCCATGGGCCGCGCCATGGTGCGCGAGCCGGCAGCCTTTCTCATGGACGAACCCCTTTCCAATCTGGACGCGAAACTGCGTGTCCAGATGCGCGCCGAGATCACCAGTTTGCAAAAGCAGCTCGGCGTAACGACCATATATGTGACCCACGACCAGACCGAAGCCATGACGATGGGCGACAGGGTCGCGGTGTTGAAAGGTGGCGTGCTGCAGCAGGTCGACACACCCAAGAGGCTCTATGAATCGCCGGTGAACGCATTCGTTGCCGGCTTCATCGGGTCTCCTTCGATGAACCTTTTCGAGGCGACACTGACGGGCGACAAACTGACGTCCGGCGCCTTTGCGATCCGGCTGCAGGATGCGGCTTTCGTGCGCAGGCCGGGCTTGAGGTCGTATGCGGGGCGCAAAATCGTGTTCGGGATACGACCGGAGGATCTCTATGACAGCAGCCTCGAATCCGGCCGCAAGTATCAGACGATACCGGCAAGGGTAACCTCGATCGAAGAACTCGGATCCGAACATATCGTCCATCTCAACATCGACGCGGTCCGGGTGGACTCCGGCGACCCTGACGCGGTGCAGGATTTCGGCCTGGCGTCGAATGCGGTGGCCAGATTCGAACCGGTCAGCACGGTGCGCTCCAGCTCGGAAATCAGGTTGGCCCTGGATGACGCCAAGCTCCATTTCTTCGATCCCGAGACGCATCTGGCGATCTGA
- a CDS encoding carbohydrate ABC transporter permease, whose amino-acid sequence MRKRHTPKDRLITVALHAALAAGLFFAAFPIYWMLSSSFKSNTEIFALPPTILPKAFTLEAYAAILGDPVKLRFFFNSYFVAGAVTVLTVLIALLAAYGFSRFNFRGKGSLNTIIISTQTIPPITLLIPFFGLVVSYGIFDTYVALILTYLVFTLPYAILLMTGYLNTLPRDLDEAVAVDGGTSWTALWRVIVPISLPGIVATSVYTFLLCWNEFLFALTLTKSTSMRTVPIGIQLLMGQHAFEWNQMMAMSVLGSLPLLLIYLVAQRYFLAGMTAGSVK is encoded by the coding sequence ATGAGGAAAAGGCATACGCCGAAAGACAGGCTGATCACCGTCGCGCTCCATGCAGCGCTTGCAGCGGGGCTCTTTTTCGCGGCGTTCCCGATCTACTGGATGCTGAGCAGTTCGTTCAAATCGAATACCGAAATCTTTGCCCTGCCGCCAACCATCCTGCCAAAGGCCTTCACCCTGGAAGCCTATGCAGCCATCCTTGGCGACCCGGTAAAGCTGCGCTTCTTCTTCAACAGCTATTTCGTGGCGGGAGCGGTGACCGTGCTGACGGTGCTGATCGCCTTGCTGGCGGCCTACGGGTTCAGCCGCTTCAACTTCCGCGGCAAGGGCAGCCTGAACACAATCATCATCAGCACGCAGACGATTCCGCCGATCACACTTTTGATCCCCTTCTTCGGGCTTGTCGTCTCATACGGTATCTTTGATACCTACGTCGCGCTGATCCTGACTTACCTGGTGTTTACGCTGCCGTACGCGATCCTGCTGATGACGGGATATCTGAACACCTTGCCCCGCGATCTCGATGAAGCCGTGGCTGTCGATGGCGGCACCAGTTGGACAGCGCTTTGGCGGGTGATCGTCCCGATCTCACTGCCTGGCATCGTGGCGACGTCGGTCTACACCTTCCTGCTGTGCTGGAACGAATTTCTCTTTGCGCTGACGCTGACGAAGTCGACGTCCATGCGCACCGTCCCGATCGGCATCCAGCTGTTGATGGGCCAGCACGCCTTCGAATGGAACCAGATGATGGCGATGAGCGTGCTCGGCTCGCTGCCGCTCTTGCTCATCTACCTCGTTGCCCAGAGGTACTTCCTCGCCGGCATGACCGCGGGCTCGGTCAAGTAG